Genomic DNA from Magnolia sinica isolate HGM2019 chromosome 4, MsV1, whole genome shotgun sequence:
gaccaccaaccattggccggtggcagggggagtaagtagccaatccgtttcctataagTCGGGTCTATCTGGGCTGAGCCAGGTTCAATCAGGCTAAAGTGGTTTGAGCCCTGGCTCGATCCAAAAAATTGTTCGAGCCATAAATGGTAGGGGTTAAGCTAATAGGTTTAAGCCCACCCAAAGCTGGGTTGGGTTCACCTGGTCCAGCCGCTACTCGGCTTGAACAAGGTTGGGCTGGCCCAGCCCAGCTAGACTTCAAATGCACGGCTATTACAGTTCTCTATTGGGCAAGCAATGGATCAAGCAATTGTAACCATCCAAATGTTGAGTATGAAATCtatggttaaaataaaaaattcgtgCGGGTCCTAATTCAGTGGCCAAAATTGGAAGGTTTCCATCATGTTCTCGATGGAGCATTCACCACCGTCCAATTAAATTAGTAGATGCATGCTCCGTAAATAGTCTCATCCCCAATTATAAATTTAAGATTTACCGGTACAATttctttaatgggcccacatggggACTTCATTAGGTGCGAGGACTGGGTATTAACCCCACCGGGACTTAgccagagatggacggtcctgtcaggggctatgtggggccacatgatgtatgtatttaaaaCATCATTTTAAGTGATGAGCTCAGTTCGAatactgaagtggaccacaccacaggaaacactagggattgaatgcctaatgGTGAAAACCTGTCGGTGCTGCACAAGTTTtcggtcaagctaatatttatattttcctttttatttcgtttgtgtgaccttatgaacagttggatggaaaataaacatcacaggaagccctatgaatgtttcaactgtggatgaTGGTCCACTCAACCTTGCATCTGTCTCCTTTtgagctcatgtcttaaaatgattttcCAAATTGAATGAACCGCTTGAATAAAACAAATATAACAGGATGAGGACTTAGCTAAGTACACCccgtcgaaaccttcctagggcccaccttgatgtttatttggttATACAGAACTGGACCAACAGAAaacataaatggatggacggcattagatctgcctcgtttttaagcttcatccaaaacctctgtggACACGTATTccatcccactatttcctgtgatttAGTCAACTTCAGCattagatctgcctcgttttgagctcatgccttaaaattatatgtcaaaatggatggacggcatggacaaaacacatgcattacgGTGGTAGGCCCACACTGCCAGGGCCGTCCGTATCTAGGTTTGTCCTGGTGGCGTGCGGTTTAGGTGAaaccccggatccaccaaggtgggtgggaacccttattgtggggctcacagtgatgtatgttccctaaatctagactgtccaaccattttaaaaattaactgagcttcatttttttggaacatgcccttaaatgagctttcaaaacggatggacggtgtggatgtagtcacaaacgtcacagtgggccccacggtcagagtCCCACCCATCTTggtggatccagggtctcacGTAATATCTTCCAGTTCTGGTGGGGGTAGAACCCGATCCGCTTCCACCCTGGCGGGGGTTTACTCAACGTGACTTGACCTTCCTGAACTGTTATTTTCAGAGGAAAATTTTTCTGTGTGCTCTAGCGGTGTATGGCCATCCATACACACGCACGGACCCCATCTGCTGTGTAAGTAGCATCACTTCAAACCTGCCGTAGCCTGAAAATTACAGTGAAGCCGCTTGGTGGCCAACAAATGGAAGGTTATAAACAGGGCTTCAAATtcaaccaaaaattaaaaaaaaaataaaaaaatctactaATAAGAGATTAGGACCGTCCAATCAAGCCAACTAGGGGATCAGGACACATCTATGTTAGGCCGGACTGAATGGATAGTCGCATGAGTATGCCACGTCTCCAGCGCCGAGATCGCTTAGATGACACACATCTGCGAGCATGCCAAGTTAGTACtgtatccaatccattcatcagatgcgACTAAGCAGATGAAATCTGCCGCTCGTCATAGGGGCACCAGTTTACATAACAAATGAACAGCTGAGAAAAAGTCGGCTGAAGTTTTCTTACCCGTCCacattgtggtccaccttccGAATGGATCATAATTATTGCTGAGAGAACATCTAAAAAAGGTAAGACCTacttgatggacggcttggattctgCACCTTGGCTAACCTGGTAAGTGGTACCTGGGATGGCGTGTATACATTGCTCCGTGTGAGAGGTTGTACTACACTCCAGTTTTCATTTTGTAGATgtgggtccatggttcagtgatccaagccgATCATGTGATTAATAAGATTATTTaccatttaaaaaaaaggaaaaaaaccctCGGACTGGTTAATCCTATGGTCTTTTCTTCTTGATTAATGTCAACCGCCTGATGTATTTTctatcttaaccgtctatttactGGCTGCCAGCCCAAGAATCAGGATTTCCAGGCTGGAAAATTCTCGATGCATGGGCCAGGTCTTCTAAAACAATATTTGGAATAGGCCTACAGGCCCATAAAGTAAGGCCAATCATATCAACCCTTTATATTACTGAAAAGTGGACCACATACGTACACATTTAAAACATTAGTGGAATGGACAAAAATCATAAGAGTAGGCACACAGACCCATAAACAAAGGCAAtccacttattaggtgggccacacacgcatCACAATAATGGATGGTAGGAAATAGACGCTTGAATGCCTCAGTAGCATGTAAGATCAAAGGAAGGAGTTCGGAAGGGCGAAGCAATGACGATTCCAGAGACAGATACAGTTGTCCAGCACCGAATCTCGAGCGTCCTTTTACTCTACAGCTGGCCATCGCTTTTGCCGCCTCAGCGATCCCTCTCTACAGGCTTCCACCAAATTCGTGTGGGCCCTCCAACTTCATAAGaattcgtgtggggcccaccctcccAACTAAAGCAGCAACACGACGAGCATGTTTGGTGCACGTGTGGGCCCATTACATCCCATCATGCGGACAAGCCCTGCCAACTTCCGTTGAtagtagggctgttcacgagtcaagctagctcggaaaactcgctcgactcggctcaagtcAACTCGAATTGACTCGGTTGGAATGGCAGATTCCGGCCacgtcaagctaattatttgaagctcgagttgaatttgagccgagttcgatcagggggcatttcaacttgacttgacttgaactcgacttgactcgagctCGATTGGActtgattaataaatatattaaagttatGGGGAATGCGGAAAAAGCTGAAGTAggatctctttgctttcacccCAATAATAAAGAGTTTGATGTTGGTGTTGACGATCTCTTGAATTTAaaatggtatgttgtatggaGCACTCACATGAATAGACATATCCTTCTTGAATATGTTGTGAGCTACAAGTCCTCAAATCATCTACAGGGTAATGGAAACTGCGCTTTTGTCTGAACAGCAACAATACAGGTTGGTCTCACTTTTTTGTGGTCCCAAGTCTGttcaaaatcctatccattggaAAGTATGGCCTTGATGATGGATAATTCAGAATATACAATTGAGAATGCTTTTGGCCCATTGTTCTTTTATCATAGGGCTCACACAGGTAGGTTTTCTGGactgctgaaagatgaaccacaCCCTGTTTTGATTGCGGGGccaaactaaaaataaatttcGCTTGGTGGAGCGTCATGTAAAATGCatctttaaatttatttattttttatttcgtcTCTCTTCTGAATCAATGGAGGAATATCAAGAACAGAATctattactctctcacccaacaagctcgagcttgagTTGAgataaactcaactcgactcgaaccactaactcgactcaaactcgacttgacAACTTTAGCAAACAAGTCAAGCTTcattcaatgttgagcttgagactgagctcgagctcgagtacaacatggacaagccaagccgagcttggcccacctcgactcgtcCCGGCTTGATGCCCACCCGTAGTTTATAGCATGCTAAGCAGATTTTCGCGGAGGGCTGAAGAGTCGTCCGCGCATTCACCTACGTGGCAAGTGCGACATTGATCTGTATTCACGCGacgggccccacctgatgaacggttctgattcgAACAACCTGACACGTGCTGCGAGTCACCTCTTCGGCCTTTGAGAAACGTGGAAATGTGAGTGAGTGCTACTTACATGTGCAGCGCTGCCATGATTAAGATTCAACTCAATCTTTCCATTCCCACGATCACGAGTCATGTGCACACCGAGAGTCTGACTCGCGGTAACTGACAGCTGCTTGGGACAAACAtacatgagatccaccccgtccatcagctgGTTAGTCACATTTTCACCATGGATTCTAAAATTCATTCAAATCAAAgaattatatgggccacacgaaACTGAACGGTGTTAAATGATGCCTAAAACTCTAAATTAAATAATTACGCTTATTTAATTATCAGACCATCGGATTGTTGGTcctttattggacagttaaaaatgaaatatatattccACGGTCGTATTTCAGGAAACGAATCTCCAAGGAGGAGAGGTTCAGATTGACCCGCGATTTAATAGTTTAATTGATTTAATGCATGCACGTGTACAACTTTTGAGCGCCAGATTATCAAGCGCTTGCGGAGCCACAAGAACTTCACATCTGCAGAAACGGataggctactccccctgccaccagcgcggtggctggtggtcggtgctatgtgggccccaccatgatgtatgtgcttcatccattccgttcatccaattttacaggtcattttaaggcttttccacaaaaattagaaagatATAAATCAGgtgaactacaccacaggaaaacaatagtgattggatatccaccattaaaatcgtcctaaggcccactgtactgtttatttgacatccaatctgttgattaggtcatacagacctagatgaagggaaaaaaaaaaaagatcagcctgatccaaaacttttaacgccctaaaaaagtttttaatgatcgacgtTCATtaaacactttttcctgtaatgtggtccacttgagattgggatatactaaTTTTTGGTTTCACATGGTAAAatgatctatttttatagatgtacggcatggatgaaacacatacatcatggtggggcccacagagcaccgaccatcagccattggctggtggcaggtggagtagccaatccgtttccaccaaATATGCAACACGTGGCAACTCGTGCTAACATGACTGCATGACTTTGTGCCAAGTATCACAAAATGTATCAGGACGTCAATACTGTCCTCATGAGGCCCATGAATCGGATCTCACcgtttatggtggggcccaccgtcgacCTTTATAACATGTACCGCTGTTGTTTCACTTTCCGAGGCTTCTAATCGTAGCCCGCTGATGAAGGGTCAAGATCTTTTTAGTCACCAAAATGACTGACGAGATGATGCGAATCACTATACATATCCAATGCATCAGGACCCTGCAACTCCCCACCTTATAATTGGTGGTGGCCGGGCAGGTGAGGCGGGACATGAGCCTGGCCCACTACGTCTACCTGTAACGTCCTGCGCCCGCCTGACAGAATCGGTCCAGGCAGGGACTCTGtgagtcccactgtgatgtatgcgttttatcaagccattcatccatttttttccatacTATTTTAagctataagcccaaaaataaggaagatctaaagatcaggtggaccacaaagttgtgattgaacacccaccgttaaaaaattcttgagggtcacagaagttttcgatcaagctaacatttttgttttccattcaattaggtttatgtgatcttatgaacagattggatggaaaataaacatcacggtgggcctgggaaggtttgaacggtgggcatcattaccactgctgcttcctatggtatggtccacttgagattggattttCCTTATCTTTTGTCTCATAGGCtaaattgatctgaaaaaatggatgaacggtatggataaaacccatacatcacggtggacaccaCAGAACCCCTGCCGGGACCGATTTCTATACAGGGGGCGTAGCCAATTCGACAGACGATGTTATCAGTCAACTAAAAGGGGAAGTGCAGGTAAGCATGACTCGAGCCGTACATTCAAGCTTAGCCACTTGGGTCTGTGTTTATCTTATTTGCATGGCACGGAACAACGAATGCAATCCGAGGAGAAGTCTAGCATACTTGGGATTTCAGTTTGTCCGTTAAAGGCCCTCCGTTAatggatccagaccgttggatctcATCAAAGATGGACCATTCCGAAAAATCTCCTTGATTAAATACTCCTAACCCTTTGTTAATGATCTGCAGGCACCTGAAGACAGTCCACGGAGCTggaaaacatgtagatgatggtTTCACAGTAGGTCCCAtcgtatcaacggtctggatcactaaatGATATGCCCTGCGGGCACGGATGGAAAACCCCAGCATAATATGAATATCCTCGGTCGAGGACAAATAGTTCCTTTTCAATTCCCCAGGTAACCACAAGTGTTGCGTGTATATACTGCGAAAGTTAGAATTGGTGCAACGCTCCtgtgatagttcatcaccattttgaaaatgatggtgactcatcctctTCACGTGTGGAACACATGTGcatctatccagaccatccaaaatgtGGGACACGTTGTGGATAGAGCCTATATCTCCAAAATACCTATATCAAGCAATGGTAATATCCAATTAATTGCTTTTAACTggctaaaagaaaaaaagatgagtggtccaaattcgaaaaaatcagatggttgggatcatcttaTCAGTCTAAATTTTGGGTTATGGTCCATCCAGACTTATCTGGGCCAGTGAATTGGACAGTCTGAATACAGCGCATCTATACCATGCTAAGGCCAAAGAGTAACCACTATCTTTTAAATCGTTCTTAACGATGGACGCGGTCACGCGGACTGTGGATCGAGCCGCGACGATATACCGTATCGTTATGACTCCTGTGGGGTCCacggtaatgtatatgttttatccacgccgtccatccgtttttcagctcattttagtgcatgagttcgaaatttaaacatatccaaagctcaggtggaccacacgaaagaaaacagtggataatgacgtcaaccgttgaaaccttcttatagcCGACAGTGATGTTTCTTTGTCAtcgaaactgttcataaggtcaaaaagacatggatgaagggaaaatacaaatattagctttatcaaaaacttctgtagcccacaagaagtttccAACGCAAGCCGtcaattcccactttttcctgtggtgtggtccccttaagTTTcgaatatatttaaatttttgtCATCTGGAAAAAccaatagacggcgtggattaaacaagtacatcacggtgggccttacagTCTTCAAACCATGTTAAAGGGTGGTGAACGCCTcactacacaatccgcgtccccaaGCTATCATAGATGCTTCGCCCACTGACTTCTCTGAAAGCGGATACGTGGGACCTCcagctctaaaatgagctggcaaaaacagatggacggcgtggatatagataCAAcaccatacatcgaggtgggccccacagtcagggtcgcaCCCACCCGGCTGGATCCAGGGTCGCACGTATTACGCGTCCCTCCTATAAATGAAGCACGCCCTCTCCTTGTTTTCTTCGCAAGAAAGACCTGTTTGAGACGTTTCTGTCCTTCTTCGCACGTGTCTTCCCTTCTCTTTCATGGCTTTCTCGAGAGCTGTCGTGGCTTTCCTTCTGCTAACTCTCTTTTCTCTGAGTCTTGTAGAAGCGCGTCATGGGTTCGAATTCCACTCGGTACAGATCCAACCTATGTtagaatttcttttctttctttctttctttaattcTTTTACTGTTTCATGACATTAAATCTCGTCCGTTGAATGTATTGTTTTGCAGTTAATGGCTAGTGGGGCAGAAAGGAACCTCCTCCAGCGCATAGGTATATGTGCCTTGCAAGCATATGTTTCTTTATAGCGACTAATCACAGACGTCCATGAGATTTGCGCCATTCATTGGTTGCGGGCCATCTCATGGATGAGCTTgcccaaaaaaatcaggctggtctatAAATGGACGCAACTGGGTTATATTCTAACTTACAcgcatggcccacctgacgagtgaGCAGtctcgattttatttttttaccatcgGAAGTGGttcccatctgatgagtggcccGCACTGTCTAACAGACCGCACAGCACTTAATATTTTCTAGGCTGGCATAACGTTTTCCGTCCGAAACTGCTTTAAATTGATTAGAGGAAAACTTTCGTAGTCTTCCAGAGCATGGTCATCCGTACACATGCACTTACAGATTCCTAGAGACGTGGCATGCGTGCAATTTTCAGAAGCCATCCGTCTGATGGGTCCTGTTCGTGGTCAATGGCCTATAAAAATTACTCTCTATCGGACATTGGATTGATGAAgctgatggttaggattatccaatTTGGTGTGGTCCTCCTCTGATATTCAGAGGAGTGGCAACGGAAGCCGTCTTTTTAGTGACTTGGATTGGTTACGGCCCATACTTAAACGGCACTTACTACATGTAGAAATTTAATTTGATGGCAGGCTGTTGTTATaacatatttcaaaaaaaatgaaccagattcaaATTTTATGTGGACATACAACGAAAAACATTTGTGaccaatcattaaaaactttcttatggaccacgaaagttttagatcaatttaaTAATTATGTGGTCCCAATTTAtccaagtctttgtaaccttatcaatagaccggatggcaaataaacatttctgtaggcctcatgaaatttttaatgataggtcTATCACAAGTAGTGTTGTTCATCGATCCGAACACCCTTGCAATGAATTTGATAAATGGTCAAGCCGGTTCAGCACCACAAGTCACCCTCAGACTCCGGGGAGCTGGGTCTATTAACCATTGATTGGGGTGAGTCGTGGCGGCTTTGAGTCAGATGAATGAAATGAGGAGGGTTGATTATATAGAGAGTGAGGATGATGAGTGATCATGTCTACATTTTATGCAGATTGTGGGACAGCATGTGGTGTGAGGTGCAGCTTGTCATCGAGGCCGAGGCTTTGTAAGAGGGCATGTGGGACATGCTGTGCTAGGTGCAACTGTGTGCCACCAGGCACGTCGGGCAACCAGGAAAAGTGTCCCTGCTATTATAACCTCACCACTCATGGCAACAAACGCAAGTGTCCTTGAAATCCTAGTCTCTTTATACAAGGCCTTCTTGAGTTTgtgtaaaagaaagaaagaattaaaaaaatcatGTGAACGTTTGAACTATCATGTTGAAGGAAATAATGGGATGTGAATAAGAGACTTAAAGAGTGAAAAATAGAGCATGTCTTAAATGGAAGCTAAGTTCCTTTATTACTTTTGCAGCgcctttgttatttttgtgttaaaactaagctcctctctctctctctctctctctctctctctctctctctatatatatatatatgtagagagagagagtggaggtgggtcggtgggtgggtgggtgggtgggtgttaATGGGTCTGCCTATTATCTGCATGGggctcctctctctcattctctgtgtgtgtgtgtgtgtgtgtgtgtgtggaggagTGGATGTGTATCAATGGGTTTGCCTAGTGTCGGTCCTAGTCCCCAAAGCCCAGGTGGCCTAAACAGGCTACAAAGGCCTTGGTCCTCGACCAGCCCCTAGACCTCTAGGGCTAGGCCAGGGCCATCCCTTTTAAGGAATATATAATTAAAAGTCTGAAATAaattaaatctaaaaaataagtaCTATTCCCTCCATTCTTGACAATTCCCATCATATAAATGTCTTTGATAATATAACATGACCATCAATTCAAAAAAGTGCCTTTAAACTACAAATAAAAGTTGAATAGAAACTTAAATTGTTGGACCTAGCCAACAGGCTTATCTAAGCCATACATCGCCCTAGCCCAGCTTAGCTCAAACTCCAGGTGGCCCAGCCCTAGCGATAAGTAGGGGCAGCAATGGGCCACCCCTAGTGATGAGTAGGGGGCAGCCATGAGTTGGGTTAGGCATCGAAAGTCCAACACTTCCCACTCAACGGGTCAAGAATTCTTGCCCGAGCCAAGCGTATGGTGTGACCTGATCTATTAAACGAGCCAAAGCTCTGTATCCCAAACCCAACCCTAGTTTAAGGATGGAATATGAGTCTAAAAATATGTGCAAATGGGTCTAATTAGCACACTTACATACTTGACTAGTTCTATAGTACAACAGCTTATACAATAATTTATGGTACACCCAGCAGATAACTTCCACCTATGATCTTCATACTGCATCCAATTAATTCTTCCAATAGATTGTCGTATGCAGAAGTCAACCCCTTCCACACATCAGGCCGGGTACATCTTTAAAACTAATTTATAACTatagataaataataaaatacaggTGTGCTTTACTTGGgaggcggtttggctagtgacgctgccactagccaggtggctagtggtcggtgctacgtgggctccaccatgatgtatgtgttttatccacgctatccattcgGATCATTCTAGGGCTTGATactaaaaaggaggcagatctaaaactcatgtggagtacaccactggaaaacaatagtgactgaatgtccaccattaaaaacctcctggggcccactgtaatgtttatttgacatccaacttgttgattaggtagtacagacctggatgaagggaaaaatgaaacatcaggttgatccaaaacttttgtggctcgctggaagtttttaacggtgggcgttaaatgatctacaaaaatggacggatggcatggatgaaatacatacatcatggtgggcccacatagcacgaccattagccattggctagtCACCGTACTCAGAAAACCTTTTGGATCAGTGAAAGCCTCCATGAAAGCTGGGAAGTCATCTGAACAGGTGGTCCATATGTATAGGGAGGActggtcgacctcatgggaacttcctgtgaggtcaagctgtgtgagcccaccgtgacgtatgttgaacatcaacaccattagCCAGATACACTATTCCATGGTGAgctatgggcttaaaaatcaagtcaatccatgacttgaatgggccacaccatatacaacagttgagaggggttaccctcccgttaaaacattcataattatttactgggcccactaagatgtggttcataaatccagcccatccattgtgtttgtcacacttagatgaggggtcaggccaaatttcagccgcatccaaaactcaagtgggacccaccaagtgcttttatatgttttaggcatgtcttcacatatttttagatgatatggcccacctgagttccgtatacggctgattttttagaAATCCCACAACACCAGTTTTGGTTCTTCTCAGTATTGACAagctgtttgaggttgagtgtgatgtcTCTTATatcggaattggaggagtcttATCATAAGAAAGCAGGCTAGTAACCTTCTACAGCAAGAAGCTTAATTAGCGAAGCCCAAAATAAGTGGTCAACATATGATCTTGAGTTGTACCCAGTTGTT
This window encodes:
- the LOC131243474 gene encoding snakin-2 isoform X1; translated protein: MAFSRAVVAFLLLTLFSLSLVEARHGFEFHSLMASGAERNLLQRIDCGTACGVRCSLSSRPRLCKRACGTCCARCNCVPPGTSGNQEKCPCYYNLTTHGNKRKCP